AGCTGTGGAAGGACATCAAGTTCCTCAAGCACGACCTCGTGCTCTACCTGCGGGAACTGCCCTTCCTCGACGACGACTACCGGCACGGCTTCGCCGAACTGGCCCGCGATTACGTCCAGGACTTCCCCGAGGCCGCCTACGCCGAGCTGGACCGCGTCCACGCCATCTGCGCCCAGCTGCTGCTGCGCGAGGACTGGGCCGGCCTGATGCCGGCCATCGACACCCTGATCAACCGGCACAAGATCGCCACCCCGCTGGCCGAGCGGGACGGCCGGATCTACTGGACCGACCGCCACCTCGACGACCCCGAGATGCGCGCCGTACTGGACGTCACCACCCTCGGCTACCACGCCAAGCGCCTGAACCAGATGTCCCTGCGCAACCGGCTCACCGACTACACCGCGCACGACGGGGACGTCCGGCTCGCCGGGGAGATCGTCAACCCGCTGGGTGTCATCGCCCCCGGCGCGAAGCTCTCGGCCGAGCTGGAGTTCCGGGCCAGGCGGCGCAGCCTGCAGACGTTCAGCTTCCCGGTCACCGCCCTCAGCCACGAGGGCGACACCATCGCCTGGCGGGCCGAGGTGCCCCTGAGCCGCCGCCTGCGGCCGCTCGGGATCATCGACGACGTCTGGGACGTCCGGCTGCACCTCACCGCGGACGGCACCAGGACCACCAGCCGGCTCACCGTCGGCACGGTCGACCTGGAGAACACCGAGGCCCTGCCCGTCCGGCCGCGGCTGACCCGGCTGCTGGCCGACCGCATCGAGGCCCAGGTGTCCGCCAAGGGCCACTTCGCCTTCCGGCTCGCCCAGCACGGCCAGGCCGCCCGCGCCGGACACGCCGCCGTCCGGCGCAACCTGCACGGCCGCCCCGCGCGCGCCGCCAAGGGCGCCTACCGCAAGCTGCGCGCCGTGCGCCGCGACCTGAACTCCGGCGCCCGCAAGCTCCAGGTCTACGAGCGCATGCTGACCAGGCTGCCCATCCGCAAGGGCACCGTCGTCCTGGAGAGCCACCTCGGCAAGCAGTACAGCGACAGCCCCCGCGCCATCTACGAGGAGCTGCGCCGCCGCGAGGTGCCCGTCACCGCCATCTGGTCCTACGCGGGCGAGAGGCCCAAGGGCTTCCCCGAGGACGCCGAGCTGGTGCGCCGCTGGTCGTGGCGGTACCTCAAGGCGCTCGCCCAGGCCGAGTTCTGGATCGACAACCAGGGCTTCCCGCTGCGCCTGGCCAAGCGACCCGGCACGACGTACATCCAGACCTGGCACGGCTCCGCGCTCAAGCGGATGGGCTTCGACGAGCCCTCCCAGCGCATGCAGTCCGAGCAGGAGCAGCGCGCCTACCAGCAGGCCCTGGACCGCTTCGACCACTTCGTGGTCCGCAGCGAGCACGATGTGCGCACCCTCGCCCGCGCCTACCGCATCCCCGAGCACAAGCTCCTGCGCACCGGCTACCCGCGCAACGACGCCCTGGTCCGCGCCCGCGAGTCCACCGCGCCCGACCCCCGGGCCCGGCGCCTCGCCGAGCGCCTCGGCATCGACCCGGCCAAGAAGGTGCTGCTGTACGCGCCCACCTTCCGCGCCCACCGCGACGGCCGGGTACGGGACTTCGCGTTCCCCTTCGACGTCGAGGAGTACGCCGACCGCTTCGGCGACGACCACGTCCTGCTGGTGCGCGCCCACTACCTCAACCGGCTCACCCTGCCCCCCTCGGTGGCCGGGCGCGTCATCGACGTCAGCGCGGAGCCGGACATCACCCCGCTGCTGCTGCTCGCCGACGCCCTGATCACCGACTACTCCTCGGTGATGTTCGACTACGCCCTGCTCCAGCGCCCCCTGGTGTTCTACGTCCACGACTGGGAGGAGTACGCCGGGGACACCCGCGGCACCTACTTCGACCTGCTCGCGGAGGCGCCGGGCCCGGCACCGCGCACACCGGAGGAGCTGTTCGCCGCCATCGGCGACCTGGACGCCGTGCACGCCACGTACGAGGCGCGGCTGAAGGAGTTCGTGGACAAGTACGGCGAGTACGACCGCGGGGACGCCGCGGCGCAGATCGTGGACCGTTTCTTCGGCCCCGCGGGAGAGGCCCGATGACCCAGCGCGACATCTTCTTCGTGGCCAACGAGGTCGACGAACTCGGCGGCGTCGGCCGCTGGCAGGCCCAGCTCGCGACACTG
The sequence above is drawn from the Streptomyces sp. SAT1 genome and encodes:
- a CDS encoding bifunctional glycosyltransferase/CDP-glycerol:glycerophosphate glycerophosphotransferase → MAVSSVAPEPDVSVVVIVYNDEERLSTAVGSVLEQTLRNVEVIIADDCSTDGSFAVAQALAAAHPGKVRAIRLPENSGGCGEPRNQGVKAARGRYVMFLDSDDTLERNACRNMVEAADRTEADLVSGLCVRVYTDNRHGKRVAWYPWMYRTTRTLESVAELPDLFVFDTLSTNKCYRRGFLVDNDLAFPRGIHYEDLLFSAQAYLAARRITLIPNTVYHWNVVEKTAAKSISNRRGEIRNFADRVEIHRRIDALLDRQGQERLKLWKDIKFLKHDLVLYLRELPFLDDDYRHGFAELARDYVQDFPEAAYAELDRVHAICAQLLLREDWAGLMPAIDTLINRHKIATPLAERDGRIYWTDRHLDDPEMRAVLDVTTLGYHAKRLNQMSLRNRLTDYTAHDGDVRLAGEIVNPLGVIAPGAKLSAELEFRARRRSLQTFSFPVTALSHEGDTIAWRAEVPLSRRLRPLGIIDDVWDVRLHLTADGTRTTSRLTVGTVDLENTEALPVRPRLTRLLADRIEAQVSAKGHFAFRLAQHGQAARAGHAAVRRNLHGRPARAAKGAYRKLRAVRRDLNSGARKLQVYERMLTRLPIRKGTVVLESHLGKQYSDSPRAIYEELRRREVPVTAIWSYAGERPKGFPEDAELVRRWSWRYLKALAQAEFWIDNQGFPLRLAKRPGTTYIQTWHGSALKRMGFDEPSQRMQSEQEQRAYQQALDRFDHFVVRSEHDVRTLARAYRIPEHKLLRTGYPRNDALVRARESTAPDPRARRLAERLGIDPAKKVLLYAPTFRAHRDGRVRDFAFPFDVEEYADRFGDDHVLLVRAHYLNRLTLPPSVAGRVIDVSAEPDITPLLLLADALITDYSSVMFDYALLQRPLVFYVHDWEEYAGDTRGTYFDLLAEAPGPAPRTPEELFAAIGDLDAVHATYEARLKEFVDKYGEYDRGDAAAQIVDRFFGPAGEAR